A genomic window from Oncorhynchus masou masou isolate Uvic2021 unplaced genomic scaffold, UVic_Omas_1.1 unplaced_scaffold_2192, whole genome shotgun sequence includes:
- the LOC135533070 gene encoding uncharacterized protein LOC135533070 — MYHQPHPTTPNPTLPHHTPPHPTLPHQTPPHPNPLNPIPPHPNPIPPHPTPPNHTQPQFTTPHPTPPHATTPNPTHHTPPHQTLLNPIPPHHTQPHPTTPNPTPPHPTPPHATPPHPTLPTTHHHTKPSSTPSHHTQPHPTTPNPTPPHPTHHTTPNPTPLHHTTPNPLHHTTLNPIPPHSTPLHHTTPHPTPSHHT, encoded by the coding sequence ATGTACCACcaaccccaccccaccacacccaaccctaccctaccccaccacacaccaccacacccaaCCCTACCCCACCAAACACCACCACACCCAAACCCCCtcaaccccatcccaccacacccaaaccccatcccaccacacccaaCCCCACCCAACCACACCCAACCCCAgttcaccacaccacacccaacCCCACCACACGCCACCACACCCAACCCtacccaccacacaccaccacaccaaaccctcctcaaccccatcccaccacaccacacccaacCCCACCCAACCACACCCAACCCCACTCCACCACACCCAACCCCACCACACGCCACGCCACCACACCCAACCCtacccaccacacaccaccacaccaaaccctcctcaaccccatcccaccacacccaaCCCCACCCAACCACACCCAACCCCACTCCACCACACccaacccaccacaccacacccaacCCCACTCCACTCCATCACACCACACCCAAccccctccaccacaccacactcaaccccatcccaccacactcaaccccactccaccacaccacaccacacccaaccccatcccaccacacctaa